A region from the Triticum aestivum cultivar Chinese Spring chromosome 3D, IWGSC CS RefSeq v2.1, whole genome shotgun sequence genome encodes:
- the LOC123078477 gene encoding splicing factor YJU2: MGERKVLNKYYPPDFDPAKIPRRKQPKNQQIKVRMMLPMSIRCGTCGTYIYKGTKFNSRKEDCIGETYLGIQIFRFYFKCTRCSAEITFKTDPQNSDYTVESGASRNFEPWREEDEVVDKEKRKREAEEMGDAMRALENRAMDSKQDMDILAALEEMRSMKSRHAGVSVDQMLEILKHSAHQKEGKTVAELDEEDEELIKSITFRNSKDYVKRIEDDDDDDDDNFGIPGQSSVTSKINESSESMTNPTDVLTKANGPESANKEGNKSLASKMPKFIVKPKPAGANPQKKQKTETDAVQDNGKAPAAENKNEASVEKTNVLQSLCQYDDSDESDD, translated from the exons atgggtGAGCGGAAGGTGCTGAACAAGTACTACCCGCCGGACTTCGACCCGGCGAAGATCCCGCGGCGGAAGCAGCCTAAGAACCAGCAGATCAAGGTGCGCATGATGCTTCCCATGAGCATCCGGTGTGGCACCTGCGGCACCTACATCTACAAGGGCACCAAATTCAACTCGCGCAAGGAGGACTGCATCGGCGAG ACTTACTTGGGCATACAAATATTTAGATTTTACTTCAAGTGTACTAGGTGCTCAGCTGAGATTACCTTCAAAACAGACCCTCAGAATTCAGACTACACGGTAGAATCTGGGGCTAGTCGTAATTTTGAACCTTGGCGTGAAGAGGATGAG GTTGTGGATAAAGAGAAGAGGAAGCGAGAAGCGGAGGAGATGGGTGATGCAATGAGAGCACTGGAGAACAGAGCAATGGATTCAAAGCAAGACATGGACATACTTGCTGCTTTAGAAGAGATGCGGTCGATGAAG TCTAGACATGCTGGAGTCTCCGTTGACCAGATGCTTGAAATTTTGAAGCATTCCGCTCATCAAAAG GAGGGAAAAACAGTAGCAGAATTAGATGAAGAagacgaagaactcatcaaatcaATCACTTTCAGA AACTCGAAAGATTATGTTAAACGGATCGAagacgatgatgacgacgatgatgacaaTTTTGGTATACCAGGACAGTCAAGTGTCACGTCAAAG ATTAATGAATCTTCTGAATCAATGACGAACCCAACAGATGTCTTGACCAAAGCTAATGGACCTGAGAGTGCCAACAAAGAAG GAAACAAGAGCTTGGCATCTAAGATGCCCAAATTCATAGTAAAACCAAAGCCCGCTGGTGCAAATCCTCAGAAGAAACAGAAGACGGAAACTGATGCCGTCCAAGATAACGGCAAAGCACCGGCTGCTGAGAACAAAAATGAAGCTTCAGTAGAGAAGACCAATGTTCTTCAGTCCCTCTGCCAGTATGATGATAGCGATGAAAGTGATGACTGA
- the LOC123078478 gene encoding protein arginine methyltransferase NDUFAF7, mitochondrial isoform X1 yields the protein MLRSPAAALLRRLAPRLTGCSGGAGSSTRQSLPPYISSSSSFLARFSSTPTSPPPPSSVGARDDEAEDDKLQGSSSDSGARLSISVDRAGLYSPPEHSHEPSSDSDLVKHLKSIIKFRSGPISIAEYMEEVLTNPQSGYYMNRDVFGESGDFITSPEVSQMFGELIGVWAMCLWEQMGKPEKVNLIELGPGRGTLLADLLRGSAKFVNFTKALNINLVECSPTLQKVQYNTLKCEDESVGDEKRTVSKLSGAPVYWHASLVQVPSGFPTIIVAHEFFDALPIHQFQKGSRGWCEKMVDLAGDSSFRFVLSPQPTASLIFLSKRCQWASAEELEKVEQIEVCPKAMEITEQIADRISSDGGGALIIDYGKNGIVSDSLQAIRKHKFVHILDDPGSADLSAYVDFAAIKHSAMEASDDISVHGPMTQSQLLGSLGINFRVEALMQNCDEKQAESLRTGYWRLVGDGEAPFWEGPDDQTPIGMGSRYLAMAIVNKKQGSPVPF from the exons ATGCTTCGGAGCCCAGCCGCCGCTCTGCTCCGCCGCCTGGCCCCTCGCCTCACCGGCTGCAGTGGGGGAGCCGGCTCATCCACGCGTCAGAGCCTCCCTCCTTAcatatcctcctcctcctccttcctcgcgCGCTTCTCGTCCACGCCGAcgtccccgccgccaccgtcctCCGTCGGTGCCCGCGACGATGAGGCGGAGGATGACAAGCTCCAGGGATCATCAAGCGATTCCGGCGCCAGGCTCAGCATTTCTGTGGACCGCGCCGGTCTATACAGCCCCCCAG AGCACTCTCACGAGCCGTCGTCGGACTCTGACCTTGTCAAGCACCTTAAGAGCATCATAAAG TTCCGGAGTGGGCCGATCAGCATAGCTGAGTACATGGAGGAGGTGCTTACAAACCCACAGTCTGGGTACTACATGAATCGCGATGTGTTTGGGGAGTCTGGGGATTTCATCACCTCACCAGAGGTCAGCCAGATGTTTGGAGAG CTGATTGGTGTGTGGGCGATGTGTCTGTGGGAGCAAATGGGGAAACCAGAGAAGGTGAATTTGATTGAGCTTGGCCCAGGACGAGGAACTCTCTTGGCAGATTTACTTCGT GGCTCAGCAAAGTTTGTTAATTTCACTAAGGCGCTCAACATTAACTTGGTAGAATGTAGCCCTACATTGCAAAAGGTGCAGTACAATACTCTGAAATGTGAAGATGAATCTGTTGGTGATGAAAAAAGGACAGTTAGCAAGCTTTCTGGAGCCCCTGTTTATTGGCACGCCTCCCTCGTACAGGTTCCTTCAGGAT TCCCCACCATAATTGTTGCTCATGAATTCTTTGATGCTTTACCAATCCATCAATTTCAG AAAGGGTCACGCGGCTGGTGTGAAAAGATGGTGGATCTCGCAGGAGACTCATC GTTTCGCTTTGTTCTGTCTCCGCAGCCTACAGCCTCTTTAATTTTCCTCTCCAAACGTTGTCAATGGGCTAGTGCTGAGGAGCTCGAGAAGGTTGAGCAGATTGAAGTCTGCCCGAAAGCAATGGAGATTACCGAACAGATCGCAGACCGAATTAGCTCAGATGGTGGAGGTGCTCTGATCATTGACTATGGCAAAAATGGAATAGTGTCTGATAGTCTTCAG GCAATCCGCAAACACAAATTCGTTCACATATTAGACGACCCTGGGTCTGCTGATCTCAGTGCCTATGTTGATTTTGCTGCAATCAAGCACTCTGCCATGGAAGCTTCAG ATGATATCTCCGTCCATGGGCCAATGACTCAATCCCAGTTGTTGGGTTCTCTTGGTATCAACTTCCGGGTGGAAGCCCTTATGCAAAACTGTGACGAGAAGCAGGCGGAGTCTCTGAGGACAGGCTACTGGCGTCTAGTCGGAGACGGAGAAGCCCCATTCTGGGAAGGGCCTGATGACCAAACGCCCATCGGCATGGGCAGCAGGTACCTGGCCATGGCCATTGTCAACAAGAAGCAAGGCTCGCCTGTTCCATTCTAG
- the LOC123078478 gene encoding protein arginine methyltransferase NDUFAF7 homolog, mitochondrial isoform X2, protein MEEVLTNPQSGYYMNRDVFGESGDFITSPEVSQMFGELIGVWAMCLWEQMGKPEKVNLIELGPGRGTLLADLLRGSAKFVNFTKALNINLVECSPTLQKVQYNTLKCEDESVGDEKRTVSKLSGAPVYWHASLVQVPSGFPTIIVAHEFFDALPIHQFQKGSRGWCEKMVDLAGDSSFRFVLSPQPTASLIFLSKRCQWASAEELEKVEQIEVCPKAMEITEQIADRISSDGGGALIIDYGKNGIVSDSLQAIRKHKFVHILDDPGSADLSAYVDFAAIKHSAMEASDDISVHGPMTQSQLLGSLGINFRVEALMQNCDEKQAESLRTGYWRLVGDGEAPFWEGPDDQTPIGMGSRYLAMAIVNKKQGSPVPF, encoded by the exons ATGGAGGAGGTGCTTACAAACCCACAGTCTGGGTACTACATGAATCGCGATGTGTTTGGGGAGTCTGGGGATTTCATCACCTCACCAGAGGTCAGCCAGATGTTTGGAGAG CTGATTGGTGTGTGGGCGATGTGTCTGTGGGAGCAAATGGGGAAACCAGAGAAGGTGAATTTGATTGAGCTTGGCCCAGGACGAGGAACTCTCTTGGCAGATTTACTTCGT GGCTCAGCAAAGTTTGTTAATTTCACTAAGGCGCTCAACATTAACTTGGTAGAATGTAGCCCTACATTGCAAAAGGTGCAGTACAATACTCTGAAATGTGAAGATGAATCTGTTGGTGATGAAAAAAGGACAGTTAGCAAGCTTTCTGGAGCCCCTGTTTATTGGCACGCCTCCCTCGTACAGGTTCCTTCAGGAT TCCCCACCATAATTGTTGCTCATGAATTCTTTGATGCTTTACCAATCCATCAATTTCAG AAAGGGTCACGCGGCTGGTGTGAAAAGATGGTGGATCTCGCAGGAGACTCATC GTTTCGCTTTGTTCTGTCTCCGCAGCCTACAGCCTCTTTAATTTTCCTCTCCAAACGTTGTCAATGGGCTAGTGCTGAGGAGCTCGAGAAGGTTGAGCAGATTGAAGTCTGCCCGAAAGCAATGGAGATTACCGAACAGATCGCAGACCGAATTAGCTCAGATGGTGGAGGTGCTCTGATCATTGACTATGGCAAAAATGGAATAGTGTCTGATAGTCTTCAG GCAATCCGCAAACACAAATTCGTTCACATATTAGACGACCCTGGGTCTGCTGATCTCAGTGCCTATGTTGATTTTGCTGCAATCAAGCACTCTGCCATGGAAGCTTCAG ATGATATCTCCGTCCATGGGCCAATGACTCAATCCCAGTTGTTGGGTTCTCTTGGTATCAACTTCCGGGTGGAAGCCCTTATGCAAAACTGTGACGAGAAGCAGGCGGAGTCTCTGAGGACAGGCTACTGGCGTCTAGTCGGAGACGGAGAAGCCCCATTCTGGGAAGGGCCTGATGACCAAACGCCCATCGGCATGGGCAGCAGGTACCTGGCCATGGCCATTGTCAACAAGAAGCAAGGCTCGCCTGTTCCATTCTAG
- the LOC123078479 gene encoding cytokinin riboside 5'-monophosphate phosphoribohydrolase LOG has protein sequence MAVEAMAEKNTGAGAGAAGGVAPESGDRRSRFRRICVYCGSAKGRKASYQDAAVELGKELVERGIDLVYGGGSIGLMGLVSHAVHDGGRHVIGVIPKSLMPREVTGEPVGEVRAVSGMHERKAEMVRSADAFIALPGGYGTLDELLEVLTWAQLGIHKKPIGLLNVDGFYNFFLSFIDMAVSEGFIQEDARHLVISAPTAKELVLKLEEYVPDYEIGLVWEDQGQITHGFAPELEPGIASS, from the exons ATGGCAGTGGAGGCCATGGCAGAGAAGaacaccggcgccggcgccggcgcggctGGCGGAGTAGCCCCGGAGAGCGGGGACAGGCGCTCCCGCTTCAGGCGGATCTGCGTCTACTGCGGCAGCGCCAAAGGCCGAAAGGCCAGCTACCAGGACGCCGCCGTCGAGCTCGGCAAGGAGCTG GTGGAGAGGGGCATCGACCTGGTCTACGGAGGAGGCTCCATTGGGCTCATGGGCCTCGTCTCCCACGCAGTCCATGATGGAGGACGCCATGTGATTgg GGTCATCCCCAAGTCCTTGATGCCCAGAGAG GTCACTGGAGAGCCTGTTGGGGAAGTAAGAGCCGTCTCCGGCATGCACGAGAGGAAGGCCGAGATGGTTCGCTCTGCTGATGCCTTCATTGCCTTACCCG GTGGCTACGGGACTCTGGATGAGCTGCTCGAGGTCCTCACCTGGGCCCAACTTGGGATCCACAAGAAGCCG ATCGGGCTGCTGAACGTGGATGGGTTCTACAATTTCTTCCTGTCCTTCATCGACATGGCTGTGAGCGAAGGATTCATACAGGAGGACGCGAGGCACCTCGTCATCTCAGCTCCAACCGCCAAGGAACTAGTTCTCAAGCTAGAG GAGTATGTTCCGGACTATGAGATCGGGCTGGTGTGGGAGGATCAGGGCCAGATCACGCACGGCTTCGCGCCGGAGCTGGAGCCCGGCATTGCGTCGTCATGA